From the genome of Mycobacterium sp. 050128, one region includes:
- a CDS encoding TlyA family RNA methyltransferase, producing the protein MARRARVDAELVRRGLARSRQQAAELIGAGKVSIDGMPAVKPGTAVAATAALTVADDGERRWVSRGAHKLIGALDAFGIPVAGRRCLDAGASTGGFTEVLLDRGAAGVVAADVGYGQLAWSLRSDSRVMVVERTNVRDLSPEAIGGRVDLVVADLSFISLSTVLPALAGCTNPGADIVPMVKPQFEVGKGQVGAGGVVHDPALRADSVLAVAGRAAELGWHTVGVTASPLPGPSGNVEYFLWLRADTDRALTGDGLVDAVQRAVGEGPQ; encoded by the coding sequence ATGGCACGACGCGCCCGCGTTGACGCCGAGCTGGTGCGGCGCGGACTCGCGCGATCCCGTCAGCAGGCCGCCGAGTTGATCGGCGCCGGCAAGGTCAGCATCGACGGCATGCCCGCGGTCAAGCCCGGCACCGCCGTTGCGGCGACCGCGGCCCTGACCGTCGCCGACGACGGCGAGCGGCGGTGGGTGTCGCGCGGGGCGCACAAGCTGATCGGCGCGCTCGACGCGTTCGGGATCCCGGTCGCGGGACGTCGCTGTCTGGACGCCGGCGCGTCGACCGGCGGCTTCACCGAGGTCCTGCTGGATCGTGGTGCCGCCGGGGTGGTGGCCGCCGATGTCGGCTACGGCCAGCTGGCCTGGTCGCTGCGCTCTGACTCGCGGGTAATGGTCGTCGAGCGCACCAACGTTCGCGACCTGTCGCCCGAGGCGATCGGCGGGCGTGTCGACCTCGTGGTGGCTGACCTGTCGTTTATCTCGCTGTCCACCGTGTTGCCCGCGCTGGCTGGTTGCACCAACCCCGGCGCGGATATCGTTCCCATGGTGAAGCCGCAGTTTGAGGTCGGGAAGGGCCAGGTCGGTGCCGGCGGGGTCGTCCACGACCCCGCGCTGCGCGCCGACTCGGTGCTGGCCGTCGCGGGACGTGCCGCCGAGCTGGGTTGGCACACCGTCGGCGTCACGGCCAGTCCGCTGCCGGGGCCGTCGGGCAATGTCGAGTACTTCCTGTGGCTGCGCGCCGACACCGATCGGGCGTTGACCGGCGACGGGCTCGTCGATGCGGTGCAGCGCGCGGTAGGCGAGGGCCCGCAATGA